From the Nitrospirota bacterium genome, the window AGAAGAAAAGGCCGTAGGACTTAACAATGTGGTTCCGTTTCTGCTTGAGTCCATGCTGATTGAACGAGGGGCAAGGCATACAAAAGCTCCACTCTGGCAGTTGCATGTTGAGGTAAGCGAAAGACTCATTACAGGTCAAAACCCTGCCTCTGCTGAGCAGGTAGGAAGGGCGATGGTCAAATTACTTTCAAAATAGGCTTTTACATGCATTGGGCGAATAGCCTCAATTAGGGGCTATTCGCCTTTAAACTCCTTTAGCTCTCTATCAATGAAGCAACCGATAATAGCTCTGTAAATCTGTTCTGCTATATAAGGGTCAAGACCTGCCTCTGCTGCCTTTGACTTAACTTTATTTATGACCTGTTCAACCCTCTTTGGGTCTCGCACTCCTTGCTCATCTTTTTTCAGCTTTCCTGCCTTAATTACCAGTTTTGCTCTTTTTGATAAAAGCTCTATTATCTCGTCATCAATTTTATCTATTTTTTGTCTTATTTCTTCAAGTGCCATTTTAACTCCTCTTAGAAGCACTATGTCTACTTCTATGATTTTTTATTTCTTCCCTCCATACATCGTAAATATCCCATATTTGTAAAAGCAGTCAACTTCCTTGAAGCCAATCTTTTTCAAGGCGCCCAGTTGATTACCCAGTGTATCGGGTTTGTTATCCTTATTGTCTTTATATCTGCGCATTGTATCATCACCGTAATTAGATTTGTTGAATTCTGTCATAATCTTATCCTTTTCCAAATCCAAGTCTTTTCGGACATATCTGTCTGTATACCATCTATTCTCTGGTTTCCCTGCCTCTTGAGCAAGTATTCTCACAACATTGGAGTGTGCAGGTCTATCAGGTTCTCCTATCCACATGTCAATAAGAGGAATATTGGAATGTTCTTTTTCCGCTATTTGCCTAATCCGTTTGATTTTTTCAAACTTATATATCTCTGTTTCATCACCAAATTTCCTGCCGCCTAATCTTTCTGCAATAGTATCTTTGAGAAAAACCATGTCATCGGAATATCTGCTTCCAATTGACCAGTGGTTCCACGAATTCTACAATTCATCTTCCCTTCGATCTGAAAACCAAAAGATTTATATAATGCGATTGCACGCTTGTTACTC encodes:
- a CDS encoding chorismate mutase, which gives rise to MALEEIRQKIDKIDDEIIELLSKRAKLVIKAGKLKKDEQGVRDPKRVEQVINKVKSKAAEAGLDPYIAEQIYRAIIGCFIDRELKEFKGE